One window from the genome of Gimesia aquarii encodes:
- a CDS encoding glycoside hydrolase family 88 protein: MFLPRDSTPARILPSMKPHLYTTCLILFLLNSFLVEMLSAASIEAQKPELTVDFKTAIQKRLQSIQKRPALIHSAIGVTRKGTPIPCVYTKEDLNFQTGKIRILLIGGLDGSEVSVNSVISAVNWFYGSTAAKPLHNTFSVSAIPIANPDGWVLEKGPKNATNGNPTRGYPPVSPAYQSATKPETEYLWRWIGMHAPDLVLDVREGKQFQWIIPVDALRSARTLGKQLQPQVRPVFGWELVSSLAYKPPSQIGRLPALAVEIAPNNSPMFLPTLLTAIQKSKFRGPSPARLEMMRRLQRTPIQVATQLSKVYGHELKRLSYLPVVSLISQIRLGELTGDKNRLSHVEAITQKYLSKNPKPLKNRGGGSLIAGHLLFSELAKATGNRQYVNLAKQAADLGFDEEGYLRESMPFHVEMSDAVFMSCPILAAVGRLTGDPCYYEMAQRHWRFIQKLDQRPDGIYRNSPLSDAAWGRGNGFPALGLALVLTELPLNSPLRQSFVAGHRRHLEALSRHQDPTGMWHQVIDHRESYRELTCTCMITFSMIRGVREGWLDEKQYAPLIERAWNAIKTRVAFDGTLVDVCTGTGKQTSLRGYLDRMAILGTDARGGAMAFLVSNEMAQWRNQQTNALEQIMD; the protein is encoded by the coding sequence ATGTTTTTACCACGCGACTCAACACCTGCCCGGATCCTACCGTCCATGAAACCTCACCTCTATACTACTTGTTTGATTCTCTTCTTGTTGAATTCCTTTCTGGTAGAGATGCTCTCAGCGGCTTCCATTGAAGCTCAGAAACCTGAATTGACGGTCGATTTCAAAACAGCCATTCAAAAACGTTTGCAGTCAATACAAAAACGACCTGCGCTCATTCATTCGGCCATTGGTGTGACCCGTAAAGGGACACCCATTCCCTGCGTTTATACCAAAGAGGATCTTAACTTTCAGACAGGTAAAATACGCATTCTACTGATTGGTGGCCTTGACGGATCCGAAGTTTCGGTGAATTCTGTCATCAGTGCCGTTAACTGGTTTTATGGTTCCACTGCAGCAAAACCACTCCACAATACATTTTCAGTCTCGGCGATCCCGATCGCGAACCCGGATGGCTGGGTTTTGGAAAAGGGTCCCAAGAATGCAACAAACGGAAATCCCACTCGCGGTTATCCTCCTGTAAGTCCTGCCTACCAGAGTGCCACCAAACCCGAAACGGAATATTTATGGCGTTGGATTGGCATGCATGCCCCCGACCTCGTTTTAGATGTTCGGGAGGGAAAACAGTTTCAATGGATCATTCCCGTCGATGCCCTTAGATCTGCACGCACCTTAGGAAAACAATTACAACCACAAGTTCGTCCGGTTTTTGGTTGGGAGCTTGTTTCCAGTCTGGCTTATAAACCACCTTCTCAGATAGGACGCCTACCTGCGCTGGCTGTCGAGATCGCGCCAAACAATTCACCAATGTTTCTACCAACATTATTGACGGCGATCCAAAAAAGCAAATTCCGAGGGCCTTCCCCCGCTCGGTTGGAAATGATGCGCCGTCTACAACGTACACCAATTCAAGTCGCCACTCAACTTTCCAAAGTGTATGGCCATGAACTGAAAAGATTATCCTACCTGCCTGTCGTCTCACTCATCAGCCAAATTCGATTGGGAGAGCTCACAGGCGATAAGAATCGACTGTCTCATGTTGAAGCCATTACGCAAAAATACCTTTCGAAAAACCCAAAACCTCTCAAAAACCGAGGAGGGGGAAGTCTGATTGCCGGGCATTTATTGTTTTCGGAACTAGCGAAAGCAACCGGTAATCGGCAATATGTCAATCTGGCAAAACAGGCAGCGGACCTTGGCTTTGATGAAGAAGGGTATTTGCGTGAATCGATGCCATTTCATGTCGAGATGAGTGATGCGGTCTTCATGTCGTGTCCAATACTGGCAGCTGTGGGGCGCTTAACGGGAGATCCCTGCTATTATGAAATGGCTCAACGACATTGGCGATTCATCCAGAAACTGGACCAAAGACCGGATGGTATTTATCGTAATTCCCCTTTGAGCGACGCAGCCTGGGGACGTGGTAATGGCTTCCCCGCGCTGGGACTGGCTCTTGTGCTCACTGAACTCCCTCTGAATTCACCGTTACGACAAAGCTTCGTTGCTGGTCATCGACGTCATCTTGAAGCACTCAGTCGTCATCAGGACCCCACTGGAATGTGGCATCAAGTCATCGACCACAGAGAAAGTTACCGTGAACTCACCTGTACTTGTATGATTACCTTTTCAATGATTCGTGGCGTACGTGAGGGTTGGCTAGATGAAAAACAATACGCGCCCCTCATTGAGCGTGCCTGGAATGCGATCAAAACGCGTGTCGCCTTTGATGGCACACTCGTTGATGTCTGTACGGGAACCGGAAAACAGACCAGTTTGCGAGGGTATCTTGACCGCATGGCTATCCTCGGAACCGATGCCCGTGGCGGCGCTATGGCATTTCTTGTTTCCAATGAGATGGCACAATGGCGAAATCAGCAGACTAATGCTCTAGAGCAAATAATGGATTAG